The Lonsdalea populi genome window below encodes:
- a CDS encoding 6-phospho-alpha-glucosidase codes for MTKTYSIVIVGGGSTWTPGLLKALCKRQNTFPLRRVVMYDVNAERQAVIGDFARLLFSEEYPALDFSYTTDVEEAFRDVDFVFCQMRTGGYEMREKDEKIPLSLGVIGQETCGPGGFAYGMRSIGDMIKLVEQVRARSPQAWILNYTNPAAIVADALRVKFPDDKRILNICDQPVNLLRSYARILGRDVNEFEPVYFGLNHFGWFTHLYDRQGTDLLPQLKKLILNQGFKPADAEQRDASWLNTYAVVAEMLRDFPDYLPNTYLQYYLYPDYKLSKLDPNYTRANEVMAGREKRVFETCRKAVAAGTTKDASVVHNDAHGDMIVEVAESIAYNQHRIFVVIVENHGLVNNLDDSAMVEVAATLGINGPRPYGVGNIPTFYKGMIEQQFAYERLTIEAWFEGSYAKALQALTLNRLVVDAKKARKVLDALIEANQGYWPALA; via the coding sequence ATGACGAAGACATACAGTATTGTGATTGTAGGCGGCGGGTCGACCTGGACGCCGGGGTTACTGAAGGCGCTATGCAAACGACAGAACACGTTTCCCTTGAGACGGGTGGTGATGTATGACGTCAACGCCGAACGTCAGGCGGTGATCGGCGACTTTGCCCGACTGCTGTTCAGCGAAGAGTACCCGGCGCTGGATTTCTCCTACACGACGGACGTCGAAGAGGCGTTTCGGGATGTTGATTTCGTCTTCTGCCAGATGCGCACCGGCGGTTACGAAATGCGAGAAAAGGACGAAAAAATCCCGCTTTCATTGGGCGTCATCGGTCAGGAGACCTGCGGGCCGGGAGGATTCGCCTACGGCATGCGTTCTATTGGCGACATGATTAAACTGGTGGAACAGGTGCGGGCGCGCTCGCCTCAGGCCTGGATTTTGAACTACACCAATCCGGCGGCCATCGTCGCCGATGCGCTGCGCGTCAAGTTTCCGGATGACAAACGCATTCTCAATATCTGCGACCAGCCGGTCAATCTGCTGCGTTCCTATGCCCGCATTTTGGGCCGCGACGTCAATGAGTTCGAACCGGTCTATTTCGGCCTTAACCACTTTGGCTGGTTTACGCATTTGTACGATCGCCAGGGAACCGACCTGTTGCCGCAGCTGAAAAAGCTCATCCTCAATCAGGGATTCAAGCCCGCCGACGCAGAGCAGCGCGATGCCTCGTGGCTGAATACCTACGCGGTGGTGGCCGAGATGCTGCGGGATTTCCCTGACTATTTGCCGAACACCTATCTGCAATATTACCTGTACCCGGATTACAAGCTCAGCAAGCTGGACCCGAACTATACCCGCGCCAACGAGGTGATGGCGGGAAGGGAAAAACGCGTGTTTGAGACATGCCGAAAGGCGGTCGCCGCTGGAACGACCAAAGACGCCAGCGTGGTACACAACGATGCGCACGGAGATATGATTGTCGAAGTCGCCGAATCCATCGCCTATAATCAGCATCGTATCTTCGTGGTGATCGTGGAGAACCACGGTCTGGTGAACAATCTGGATGACAGCGCGATGGTGGAAGTAGCGGCGACGCTCGGCATCAATGGTCCTCGGCCCTATGGGGTGGGCAATATTCCCACGTTCTATAAAGGGATGATCGAACAGCAGTTCGCCTACGAACGTCTGACGATTGAGGCCTGGTTTGAAGGGTCTTATGCCAAGGCGTTGCAGGCGCTGACGCTGAATCGGCTGGTGGTGGATGCGAAAAAGGCGCGCAAGGTGCTGGATGCGCTGATCGAGGCCAACCAAGGATATTGGCCGGCGTTGGCCTGA
- a CDS encoding GntR family transcriptional regulator codes for MIDKHSFVPFYLQIEQILTRQIHDNTLKPGDPLPTEAEICQQYQVSRMTARKAVDYLVRQGLVERFRGRGTFVAQPDTRVKVQLPLDQHLTSSEVANSTQRKIVNQLLNFSQQPATAEVAHALLIDQETPVHYMVRLRLIDGTPFVYEQSWMIQSLFPDLSEHDLNQSKYAYLKSKGYDAVGSHKQIFAELPSVDVLEALGLARDEPVLRANVVAFFADERPFELSNVYYNQRRYTFTLDAPLRPLFTP; via the coding sequence ATGATTGATAAACATTCCTTTGTTCCTTTTTATCTGCAAATCGAGCAGATCCTGACCCGTCAAATCCATGACAACACGCTGAAACCCGGCGACCCGCTCCCCACCGAAGCGGAAATATGTCAGCAATATCAGGTTTCACGGATGACGGCGCGCAAAGCCGTCGATTATCTGGTTCGACAGGGACTGGTTGAACGCTTTCGCGGACGCGGCACCTTCGTCGCTCAGCCGGATACCCGGGTAAAAGTACAACTGCCGCTGGACCAGCATCTGACCTCCAGCGAAGTCGCCAACAGCACGCAGCGCAAGATAGTCAACCAACTGCTCAATTTTTCTCAGCAACCCGCCACCGCCGAGGTGGCTCATGCCCTGCTCATAGACCAAGAGACGCCGGTTCACTACATGGTGCGCCTGCGGTTGATTGACGGCACGCCGTTTGTGTATGAACAATCCTGGATGATTCAGTCCCTGTTTCCCGACCTGAGCGAGCATGATCTGAATCAGTCCAAGTACGCCTACCTTAAATCCAAAGGCTACGACGCCGTCGGCAGCCATAAACAGATTTTCGCCGAGCTACCCTCCGTCGATGTGCTGGAAGCTCTCGGGCTGGCACGGGACGAACCGGTGCTGCGCGCGAACGTCGTCGCTTTTTTCGCTGACGAGCGGCCCTTCGAGCTTTCCAACGTTTATTACAATCAGCGGCGCTATACCTTTACCCTCGACGCGCCGCTGCGTCCTCTCTTCACGCCATAA
- a CDS encoding LysR family transcriptional regulator gives MDIKQLIYLCNLEKARHFGRAAEASFVSQPTLSMRLKNLERELGLSLINRGNNFDGFTAEGERVLAWAREMVAGYQGLKLEVDALKRGTSGLLRIGAVPQCGIAVPQMLAAVRHIYPELAFQVSLFSADRLLEALQAHNVDAGIGFFKSAMLEEPRFQVISLGTPHMALLFNPQHFPSLLGDKPLSLAEVAELPLCLTDTERYLRGYLDLLWQDAEVTPKVVVESDSVLQLIQSVFVGLGCGIVPQGSLLPEMTPGLAWRSLTIPLMPRTTAVVVAGQGKATALAQHFFNVATAWLARQNAGGNDEATNDE, from the coding sequence ATCGATATCAAACAACTTATTTATCTGTGCAACCTGGAAAAGGCTCGCCACTTCGGCCGTGCTGCCGAAGCCAGTTTTGTCAGCCAGCCTACGCTCTCTATGCGACTCAAGAATCTGGAACGTGAGCTGGGACTGTCGCTTATCAATCGCGGCAATAATTTCGATGGATTCACGGCGGAAGGCGAGCGCGTGCTGGCGTGGGCGCGCGAGATGGTGGCGGGTTATCAAGGGCTGAAGCTGGAAGTCGACGCGCTGAAACGGGGCACGAGCGGGCTGTTACGCATCGGCGCCGTCCCACAGTGTGGTATCGCAGTGCCGCAGATGCTGGCCGCAGTGCGCCATATCTATCCTGAATTGGCTTTCCAGGTATCGCTGTTTAGCGCGGATCGGCTTTTGGAGGCGCTGCAGGCGCATAACGTAGATGCCGGGATCGGCTTTTTTAAATCTGCAATGCTCGAAGAACCGCGTTTTCAGGTGATCTCGTTAGGCACGCCGCATATGGCTCTGTTGTTTAATCCGCAGCACTTTCCTTCGTTGCTGGGCGATAAGCCGCTCTCTCTGGCCGAAGTCGCCGAACTGCCGCTGTGTCTCACGGACACCGAACGCTATTTACGCGGGTATCTGGATTTGCTCTGGCAGGACGCAGAGGTGACGCCGAAAGTGGTGGTGGAAAGCGACTCGGTTTTGCAACTCATTCAAAGCGTATTCGTCGGTCTGGGGTGCGGCATTGTGCCTCAAGGCAGCTTGTTGCCGGAAATGACGCCGGGGCTCGCATGGCGTAGCCTGACAATACCTTTGATGCCGCGCACTACGGCCGTGGTCGTCGCCGGACAGGGGAAGGCAACGGCACTGGCCCAGCATTTTTTTAACGTGGCGACAGCGTGGTTAGCGCGACAAAACGCGGGAGGTAACGACGAAGCGACAAACGACGAGTGA
- the fabI gene encoding enoyl-ACP reductase FabI, producing the protein MGFLNGKRILVTGVASNRSIAFGIAQAMQREGAELAFTYQNDKLKSRVEGFASELGSDIVLPCDVAEDASIEALFTELAKVWPNFDGFVHSIAFAPGDQLDGDYVDAVTREGFAISHDISSYSFVAMAKACRKMLNPNSALVTLSYLGAERAIPNYNVMGLAKASLEANVRYMANAMGAQGVRVNAISAGPIRTLAASGIKNFKKMLSHCEAVTPIRRVVTIEDVGNSAAFLCSDLAAGISGEVLHVDGGFNIAAMNELELD; encoded by the coding sequence ATGGGTTTTCTTAATGGTAAGCGCATTCTGGTAACGGGCGTTGCCAGTAACCGCTCCATCGCATTCGGTATCGCACAGGCGATGCAACGCGAAGGCGCCGAACTGGCGTTCACTTATCAGAACGACAAGCTGAAGTCTCGCGTAGAAGGTTTTGCCAGCGAGCTCGGTTCTGACATCGTTCTGCCGTGTGACGTTGCGGAAGATGCCAGCATCGAAGCACTGTTCACCGAACTGGCGAAAGTGTGGCCGAACTTTGATGGTTTCGTGCACTCAATCGCCTTCGCGCCGGGCGACCAGTTGGACGGCGACTATGTTGATGCCGTGACGCGTGAAGGATTCGCTATCTCTCACGACATCAGCTCCTACAGCTTCGTCGCCATGGCGAAAGCCTGCCGCAAAATGCTGAACCCAAATTCCGCGCTGGTCACGCTGTCCTACCTGGGCGCAGAGCGCGCCATCCCGAACTATAATGTGATGGGTCTGGCGAAAGCGTCCCTGGAAGCCAATGTGCGTTATATGGCGAACGCCATGGGCGCTCAGGGCGTGCGCGTAAACGCGATCTCCGCAGGTCCGATCCGTACCCTGGCGGCATCCGGCATCAAGAACTTTAAAAAGATGCTGTCTCACTGCGAAGCCGTGACGCCGATCCGCCGCGTGGTGACCATCGAAGATGTCGGCAACTCCGCCGCCTTCCTGTGTTCCGATCTGGCTGCCGGGATCTCCGGTGAAGTTCTGCATGTCGACGGCGGTTTCAACATCGCTGCGATGAACGAGCTGGAGCTGGATTGA
- the sapF gene encoding putrescine export ABC transporter ATP-binding protein SapF: MVETLLEARNLTKTFRYRTGLFRRQHVEAVKSVSFTLRERQTLAIIGENGSGKSTLAKMLAGVLPPTSGQLVIDDHPLEYGDYGYRSQRIRMIFQDAGNALNPRQRIGQLLELPLRLNTQLGPEEREQAVYLALRQVGLRADHASYYPHALAPGQKQRVGLARALILQPKVIVADEALAALDMSMRSQIINLMLELQEKHGISYIYVTQHLGMMKHISDQILVMHNGEVVERGSTADVLAAPLHDLTKRLIASHFGEALSADAWRSDGGVL; this comes from the coding sequence ATGGTGGAGACCCTGCTCGAAGCTCGCAATCTCACCAAGACGTTCCGCTACCGCACCGGCCTGTTCCGTCGGCAGCACGTCGAGGCGGTCAAGTCGGTGAGTTTTACCCTGCGCGAGCGGCAAACGCTGGCGATTATCGGCGAGAACGGTTCCGGGAAGTCGACCCTGGCGAAAATGCTGGCGGGCGTGCTCCCGCCTACCTCAGGTCAGTTGGTGATTGACGACCATCCGCTCGAATACGGCGATTACGGCTACCGCAGCCAGCGTATTCGCATGATTTTTCAGGATGCCGGCAACGCGCTGAATCCACGTCAGCGGATTGGTCAGTTGCTGGAACTGCCGCTGCGGCTGAATACGCAACTCGGTCCCGAAGAGCGGGAACAAGCCGTCTATCTGGCGCTGCGCCAGGTGGGTCTGCGCGCCGACCACGCCTCCTATTACCCGCACGCGCTGGCACCGGGCCAGAAGCAACGCGTTGGGCTGGCGCGAGCGCTCATTCTGCAACCGAAAGTCATTGTGGCTGACGAAGCGCTGGCGGCGCTGGATATGTCCATGCGTTCGCAAATCATCAACCTGATGCTGGAGTTGCAGGAAAAACACGGTATCTCCTACATCTACGTGACCCAGCACCTGGGGATGATGAAACACATCAGCGATCAGATTCTGGTCATGCATAACGGCGAAGTCGTCGAGCGCGGGAGTACCGCGGACGTTTTGGCAGCGCCGCTGCACGATTTAACCAAGCGTCTGATCGCCAGCCATTTCGGCGAAGCACTGAGCGCCGACGCCTGGAGAAGCGACGGCGGCGTTCTTTAA
- the sapD gene encoding putrescine export ABC transporter ATP-binding protein SapD, with translation MPLLDIRNLTIEFMTAEGPVKAVDRVSISLNEGEIRGLVGESGSGKSLIAKAICGITKDNWRVTADRFRFDNIDMLKLTPRQRRKLVGHNLSMIFQEPQSCLDPSAKIGRQLLQSIPGWTYKGRWWQRFNWRKRRAVALMHRVGIKDHKDIMRSYPYELTEGECQKVMIAIALANQPRLLIADEPTNAMEATTQAQIFRLLSRLNQNNNTTILLISHDLQTMSKWANRINVLYCGQTVESALSGELISTPHHPYTQALIRAMPDFGRALPHKSRLNTLPGAIPSLEHLPVGCRLGPRCPYSQRECMITPPLIVAKNHWYACHFPLNMEES, from the coding sequence ATGCCGTTACTGGACATTCGTAATCTGACCATCGAATTCATGACCGCCGAAGGGCCGGTCAAGGCCGTCGATCGCGTCAGCATCAGCCTGAACGAAGGAGAAATCCGCGGTTTGGTAGGGGAATCCGGGTCGGGGAAAAGCCTGATCGCCAAGGCAATCTGCGGCATCACCAAAGACAACTGGCGCGTGACCGCCGACCGTTTCCGCTTCGACAACATCGACATGCTAAAGCTCACGCCCAGACAACGACGCAAGCTGGTGGGTCACAATCTATCGATGATCTTTCAGGAGCCGCAGTCGTGTCTCGATCCTTCCGCCAAAATCGGGCGTCAATTGCTTCAGTCTATTCCAGGCTGGACCTATAAAGGACGCTGGTGGCAGCGCTTCAACTGGCGTAAACGCCGCGCCGTCGCGCTGATGCACCGCGTGGGGATCAAGGACCATAAGGACATCATGCGCAGTTACCCCTATGAGCTGACCGAGGGGGAGTGCCAGAAAGTCATGATCGCCATCGCGCTGGCCAATCAGCCCCGGCTGCTGATCGCCGATGAGCCAACCAACGCGATGGAAGCCACCACGCAGGCACAGATCTTCCGCCTGCTGTCGCGGCTTAATCAAAATAACAACACCACGATTCTGCTGATCAGCCATGACCTGCAAACCATGAGTAAATGGGCTAACCGCATCAACGTGCTGTACTGCGGTCAGACCGTCGAAAGCGCGCTCAGCGGCGAGCTGATCAGCACCCCGCATCATCCCTATACGCAGGCGTTGATCCGCGCGATGCCGGACTTCGGCCGCGCGCTCCCTCACAAGAGCCGGTTGAATACGCTGCCCGGCGCGATCCCGTCGCTGGAGCATCTGCCTGTCGGGTGCCGTCTCGGCCCGCGCTGCCCTTATTCGCAGCGCGAGTGCATGATCACGCCGCCGCTGATCGTGGCGAAAAACCATTGGTACGCCTGCCACTTCCCGCTCAATATGGAGGAATCCTGA
- the sapC gene encoding putrescine export ABC transporter permease SapC yields the protein MLSDNIYREKHQPSRWRDTWTMFKQDHLAMIGFYGFLMLIALCLFGNNLAPYAVDQQFLGYQLLPPSWSHYGEVSFFLGTDDLGRDLLSRLLSGAAPTIGSALLVTLCAALFGILVGLLAGVTHGLRSAVLNHILDTLLSIPSLLLAIVVIAFIGPKLEHAMLAVCLALLPRMVRTIYTAVHDELEKEYVIASRLDGASTRYIIWYAVLPNILPLLVSEFTRALSIAVLDIAALGFLNLGAQLPTTEWGTLLGNSLELVYAAPWIVMLPGGAITLSVLIVNLLGDGLRRSLLAQTE from the coding sequence ATGCTCTCCGATAACATTTACCGCGAAAAGCACCAGCCCAGCCGCTGGCGCGATACCTGGACCATGTTCAAACAGGACCACCTGGCCATGATTGGGTTTTATGGCTTTCTGATGCTGATCGCGCTATGTCTGTTCGGCAACAACCTTGCCCCTTACGCCGTAGACCAGCAGTTCCTCGGCTACCAGCTGTTGCCGCCGTCGTGGTCGCACTATGGCGAGGTATCCTTCTTCCTGGGAACGGACGATTTAGGCCGCGATCTGCTGAGCCGACTGCTGAGCGGTGCGGCTCCTACCATTGGCTCTGCGCTGCTGGTCACGCTATGCGCGGCGCTGTTTGGCATTTTGGTCGGTCTGCTGGCGGGGGTGACCCACGGACTGCGCTCCGCCGTGCTGAACCATATTCTGGACACCCTACTGTCTATCCCCTCTTTGCTGCTCGCGATTGTGGTCATCGCCTTTATCGGACCAAAGCTTGAACACGCCATGCTCGCCGTGTGTTTAGCGCTGTTGCCGAGGATGGTGCGCACCATTTATACGGCCGTGCATGACGAGTTGGAAAAAGAGTACGTCATCGCCTCGCGCCTGGATGGCGCGTCCACGCGCTATATCATCTGGTATGCCGTGCTGCCCAATATTTTGCCGCTGCTGGTCAGCGAATTCACCCGCGCCCTGTCGATCGCCGTCCTGGATATTGCCGCGCTGGGCTTTCTCAATCTGGGCGCGCAGTTGCCGACGACCGAGTGGGGAACGCTATTGGGAAATTCGCTGGAACTGGTTTACGCCGCGCCCTGGATCGTCATGTTGCCTGGGGGCGCCATTACCCTGAGCGTACTGATCGTCAACCTGCTGGGGGATGGCCTGCGCCGTTCTCTGCTGGCACAAACCGAATAG
- the sapB gene encoding putrescine export ABC transporter permease SapB: MIIYALRRLLLLLVTLFLLSLVGFSLLYFTPHAPLRGVALFDAYRFYFVGLFQWNFGLSSINGQPVSEQLKEVLPATIELCVLAFSLALVIGIVLGITAGILQNKTQDKILSGLALLGFSLPVYWLALLMTLFFSLHLGWLPVSGRFDLLYQVPRVTGFSLIDAWLAKSPYRDEMMMSAVRHLILPVTVLSVAPTTEVFRLMRISTTEIISKSYIKAAYTRGLSRTTIIRRHLLHNALPPIIPKLGLQFSAMLTLAMITEVVFSWPGAGRWLVNAIRQQDYAAISAGVMVIGMMVSSIGVLSDIWGAMTNPLKNKEWYALR, from the coding sequence GTGATTATCTATGCCTTGCGCCGCCTGCTATTGCTGTTGGTGACGCTGTTTCTGCTGTCGCTGGTCGGCTTCAGCCTGCTCTATTTCACCCCCCACGCGCCGCTGCGCGGCGTGGCCCTGTTTGATGCCTACCGCTTTTATTTCGTCGGCCTATTCCAATGGAACTTCGGGCTGTCCAGTATCAACGGACAGCCGGTCAGCGAACAGCTAAAAGAAGTGCTGCCCGCCACCATAGAGCTGTGCGTTCTGGCCTTTTCGCTGGCGCTGGTCATCGGTATCGTGCTGGGGATCACCGCGGGCATCCTGCAAAACAAAACGCAGGACAAGATTTTGAGCGGTCTGGCGCTGCTGGGGTTCTCGCTGCCAGTCTACTGGCTGGCGCTGCTGATGACCCTGTTCTTCTCGCTGCACCTGGGCTGGCTCCCGGTCTCCGGCCGCTTCGATCTGCTCTATCAGGTGCCGCGCGTCACCGGATTCTCGCTGATAGACGCCTGGCTGGCGAAGTCCCCCTACCGGGACGAGATGATGATGAGCGCCGTTCGCCACCTGATTCTGCCGGTGACGGTGCTGTCCGTCGCCCCGACGACCGAGGTGTTCCGGCTGATGCGGATAAGCACCACCGAAATTATCAGCAAAAGCTACATCAAGGCGGCCTACACGCGCGGGCTGTCGCGCACGACCATCATTCGCCGTCATTTGCTGCACAACGCGCTGCCGCCCATCATTCCTAAACTGGGGCTGCAGTTTTCCGCCATGCTGACGCTGGCGATGATAACCGAAGTGGTGTTCAGTTGGCCGGGCGCCGGGCGTTGGCTGGTGAACGCCATTCGCCAGCAGGACTACGCTGCAATTTCGGCGGGCGTCATGGTGATCGGTATGATGGTGTCCTCCATCGGCGTGCTGTCCGATATCTGGGGTGCGATGACCAACCCATTGAAAAATAAGGAATGGTATGCTCTCCGATAA
- the sapA gene encoding ABC transporter substrate-binding protein SapA, translated as MSGKYTLALALACLTGSALAAPLPPTSSPTPPEDIRNSGFVYCVNDELTTFNPQMARSGVMVDTLAAQLYDRLLGVDPYTYRLVPELAQRWEVLDNGATYRFTLRRDVPFQHTAWFAPTRVMTADDVLFSFQRMLDVHHPFHDINGGEYPYFDSLQFADTVQSIRKIGDYAIEIRLNKPDASFLWHLATHYAPILSAEYAQLLQRQDKEELIDRLPVGTGPYRLNEYRYGQFVRLQRNDDYWRGQPRMEQVVFDLGAGGTGRLSKLLTGECDVLAYPAASQLSILRNDPRLRLSLRPGMNVAYLAFNVRKPPLDNPRVRHALALAINNDRLMQSIYYGTAETAASILPRASWAYDSEAQITAYNPEKSRRMLQELGVNRLHLQLWVPSTSQSYNPSPVKTAELIQADLAQVGVEVTLIPVEGRFQEARLMEMNHDLTLAGWATDSNDPDSVFRPLLSCAAIRSQTNYAHWCDSRFDQVLQDALASQQLSKRIDYYQQAHQILAEQLPVLPLASSLRMQAYRYDMKGLVLSPFGNTSFAGVYRESDAPRPAPPERPEPPPMEGVEP; from the coding sequence ATGTCTGGAAAATACACTCTTGCGCTCGCGCTGGCCTGCCTGACAGGTTCCGCGCTGGCTGCACCGTTGCCGCCCACATCAAGCCCGACGCCACCGGAAGATATCCGCAACAGCGGCTTTGTCTATTGCGTCAACGATGAACTGACGACGTTCAATCCGCAGATGGCGCGCAGCGGCGTGATGGTGGATACCCTCGCCGCCCAGCTGTACGATCGCCTGCTGGGCGTCGATCCTTATACCTATCGACTGGTTCCCGAGCTGGCCCAACGATGGGAAGTTCTGGATAACGGCGCAACCTATCGCTTCACACTCCGCCGCGACGTGCCGTTTCAGCACACCGCGTGGTTTGCCCCGACCCGCGTCATGACCGCGGACGATGTGCTGTTCAGCTTCCAGCGAATGCTGGATGTCCATCACCCGTTTCACGACATCAACGGCGGCGAATATCCCTATTTCGACAGTCTGCAGTTCGCCGATACGGTGCAGAGTATTCGTAAAATCGGCGACTATGCCATCGAGATCCGCCTGAACAAGCCGGACGCCTCGTTCCTGTGGCATCTGGCGACGCACTATGCGCCCATCCTGTCCGCGGAGTATGCCCAGCTGTTGCAACGACAGGATAAAGAGGAGCTGATCGACCGTCTGCCGGTCGGCACCGGCCCTTACAGGCTGAACGAATACCGCTACGGGCAATTTGTGCGTTTACAGCGCAATGACGACTACTGGCGTGGCCAGCCGCGTATGGAACAGGTTGTGTTCGACCTCGGCGCGGGCGGCACCGGCCGCCTGTCCAAACTCTTGACCGGCGAGTGCGATGTTCTGGCTTATCCGGCCGCCAGCCAGCTTAGCATCCTGCGTAACGATCCACGCCTGCGTCTGTCGCTGCGTCCGGGCATGAACGTCGCCTATCTGGCGTTCAATGTGCGCAAACCGCCCCTGGACAACCCGCGCGTCCGCCATGCGCTGGCGCTGGCGATCAACAATGACCGCCTGATGCAGTCGATTTATTACGGTACGGCGGAAACCGCCGCATCCATTCTGCCCCGCGCCTCATGGGCCTATGACAGCGAGGCGCAGATCACCGCCTACAACCCTGAGAAGTCACGGCGGATGCTTCAGGAATTGGGCGTGAATCGTTTGCACCTTCAGCTGTGGGTGCCCAGTACGTCACAGTCCTACAACCCCAGTCCGGTGAAAACCGCCGAGCTGATTCAGGCCGATCTGGCTCAGGTGGGGGTGGAAGTGACGCTGATACCGGTCGAGGGGCGCTTTCAGGAAGCGCGTCTGATGGAAATGAATCACGACCTGACCCTCGCGGGCTGGGCCACCGACAGCAATGATCCGGATAGCGTGTTCCGCCCGCTGTTAAGCTGCGCCGCCATCCGCTCGCAAACCAACTATGCCCACTGGTGCGATAGCCGATTCGATCAGGTGCTGCAAGACGCGCTCGCCTCGCAACAGCTCTCCAAGCGCATTGATTATTACCAGCAGGCGCACCAGATTCTGGCGGAACAATTGCCGGTGCTGCCGCTGGCGTCCTCCCTGCGTATGCAGGCCTATCGTTATGATATGAAAGGATTGGTACTTAGCCCCTTCGGTAATACCTCTTTCGCCGGCGTCTACCGCGAAAGCGATGCGCCACGGCCTGCGCCGCCGGAACGGCCTGAACCGCCGCCAATGGAAGGAGTCGAGCCGTGA
- the pspF gene encoding phage shock protein operon transcriptional activator, with protein MAYEQDSLLGEANSFLEMLEQVSQLAQLNKPVLVIGERGTGKELIASRLHYLSPRWQGPFISLNCAALNENLLDSELFGHEAGAFTGAQKRHLGRFERADSGTLFLDELATAPMLVQEKLLRVIEYGVLERVGGGQSLQVDVRLVCATNDDLPALAAQGKFRADLLDRLAFDVVQLPPLRQRQQDIMLLADHFAVQMCRELGLPLFPGLTARAQRTLLEYSWPGNVRELKNVVERSVYRHGTSSEPLDHIIINPFQPTAAPSVQDAAPDTRPALPLDMRGWLSQQERQLLQQALAQSRFNQRKAAELLGLTYHQLRGLLKKHAITVNEI; from the coding sequence GTGGCTTACGAACAAGATTCGCTGCTGGGGGAAGCCAACAGCTTCCTCGAAATGCTGGAACAGGTATCCCAGCTCGCGCAGCTCAACAAACCGGTATTAGTCATCGGCGAGCGCGGCACCGGCAAAGAACTGATCGCCAGCCGCCTGCACTACCTGTCACCCCGCTGGCAGGGGCCGTTTATTTCACTTAACTGCGCCGCCTTGAATGAAAACCTGTTGGATTCGGAGCTGTTCGGCCATGAAGCCGGGGCATTCACCGGTGCTCAAAAGCGGCATCTCGGCCGTTTCGAACGCGCCGATAGCGGCACGCTTTTTTTGGATGAGCTGGCGACCGCGCCAATGCTGGTGCAGGAAAAGCTGCTGCGCGTCATTGAATATGGCGTGCTGGAACGCGTGGGCGGCGGGCAATCGTTGCAGGTCGACGTGCGGCTGGTGTGCGCCACCAACGATGATTTGCCCGCGCTGGCGGCACAGGGAAAATTTCGCGCCGACCTGCTGGACCGCCTCGCATTCGACGTGGTGCAGCTTCCGCCGCTACGCCAGCGTCAGCAGGACATCATGCTGCTGGCGGACCATTTTGCCGTGCAGATGTGCCGGGAGCTGGGACTGCCACTCTTCCCCGGTCTGACCGCGCGGGCGCAGCGCACCCTGCTCGAATATAGCTGGCCCGGCAACGTCCGCGAGCTCAAAAATGTGGTGGAGCGCTCCGTCTATCGCCACGGCACCAGCAGCGAACCGTTGGACCATATCATCATCAACCCGTTTCAACCGACGGCGGCTCCGTCAGTCCAGGACGCCGCGCCAGATACGCGGCCCGCGCTGCCGCTGGATATGCGAGGCTGGCTGAGTCAGCAAGAGCGCCAGCTGTTGCAGCAGGCGCTGGCCCAGTCGCGCTTCAATCAGCGCAAGGCCGCCGAACTACTGGGGCTGACCTACCACCAGCTGCGCGGGCTGCTGAAAAAACACGCCATTACGGTTAATGAGATCTGA